Proteins encoded in a region of the Podarcis muralis chromosome 6, rPodMur119.hap1.1, whole genome shotgun sequence genome:
- the LOC114597214 gene encoding uncharacterized protein LOC114597214 isoform X1 produces the protein MRHQAWLLPSRLIREARNPSAHSTKGLVRHRETKEREKRQKEDKGAAGRGSPAWQRAGGAARARDVSPPPPPPPYPDAGSSQPLPKEGPAPGSLCPERDFEAAGGRSSSSLGTIHSGSPSFAEESCWKGSPSEARGVRGQAGGRALGTRKGVPPPPPSPPLSGFPSEDARSFPWPGFLEHFPSGPAATCASGGARGEAGEKRCLRRGRLAKCSQSRCIPSRLRLLPPSLPQLLQAEGETGSGRERESPAPPRRRPLLPTSLLLARALPSHPPSPGSSRLTRTLLLALSKTLADKICGYVAGALACCGRERGAALHEGCFGLVGFLCGAGEKRRHFHPARELWGLPTELGPEAAAGAKCSGLAVH, from the coding sequence atgCGCCATCAGGCTTGGCTCCTTCCCTCCCGACTCATCCGAGAAGCTAGAAACCCATCAGCGCACAGCACAAAAGGACTCGTCCGCCACCGAGAAACAAAAGAGCGTGAAAAGCGGCAGAAAGAAGACAAGGGCGCAGCCGGCCGGGGAAGCCCCGCGTGGCAGCGCGCGGGAGGCGCGGCTCGGGCGCGAGATgtctcgcctcctcctcctcctcctccttacccGGACGCGGGATCCTCGCAGCCTCTTCCCAAGGAAGGGCCGGCTCCGGGAAGCCTTTGTCCCGAAAGGGACTTCGAGGCAGCCggcggcaggagcagcagcagcctggggaCCATCCACTCCGGCTCGCCGTCTTTTGCTGAGGAAAGCTGCTGGAAAGGTTCCCCCTCTGAGGCGCGGGGTGTGCGAGGTCAGGCGGGAGGGCGCGCCCTGGGGACGAGGAAAggagtccctcctcctcctccttctccacctctctcCGGCTTCCCCTCAGAAGACGCGCGCTCCTTTCCTTGGCCGGGGTTCCTGGAGCACTTCCCCAGCGGCCCGGCCGCGACGTGCGCTTCAGGGGGAGCCCGCGGCGAGGCCGGGGAGAAGCGCTGCCTCCGGCGAGGGAGACTTGCAAAGTGTTCGCAAAGTCGCTGCATCCCCTCCCGGCTCCGGCTGCTCCCGCCCTCGCTCCCTCAGCTTTTGCAGGCGGAGGGGGAGACAGgcagcgggagagagagagagagcccagctccaccccgccgccgccccctcctccccacttcgCTCCTTCTTGCGCGCGCTCTCccttcccaccctccctctccaGGGAGTAGCCGGCTAACAAGGACCCTTCTGTTGGCTTTGTCCAAGACCCTCGCCGACAAAATATGCGGCTACGTTGCTGGGGCGCTTGCGTGCTGCGGGCGGGAGCGAGGAGCCGCGCTGCACGAGGGGTGCTTTGGGCTTGTTGGGTTTTTGTGCGGAGCCGGAGAGAAAAGGCGCCACTTTCATCCTGCCCGTGAGTTGTGG
- the LOC114597214 gene encoding uncharacterized protein LOC114597214 isoform X2 has protein sequence MRHQAWLLPSRLIREARNPSAHSTKGLVRHRETKEREKRQKEDKGAAGRGSPAWQRAGGAARARDVSPPPPPPPYPDAGSSQPLPKEGPAPGSLCPERDFEAAGGRSSSSLGTIHSGSPSFAEESCWKGSPSEARGVRGQAGGRALGTRKGVPPPPPSPPLSGFPSEDARSFPWPGFLEHFPSGPAATCASGGARGEAGEKRCLRRGRLAKCSQSRCIPSRLRLLPPSLPQLLQAEGETGSGRERESPAPPRRRPLLPTSLLLARALPSHPPSPGSSRLTRTLLLALSKTLADKICGYVAGALACCGRERGAALHEGCFGLVGFLCGAGEKRRHFHPARAAH, from the coding sequence atgCGCCATCAGGCTTGGCTCCTTCCCTCCCGACTCATCCGAGAAGCTAGAAACCCATCAGCGCACAGCACAAAAGGACTCGTCCGCCACCGAGAAACAAAAGAGCGTGAAAAGCGGCAGAAAGAAGACAAGGGCGCAGCCGGCCGGGGAAGCCCCGCGTGGCAGCGCGCGGGAGGCGCGGCTCGGGCGCGAGATgtctcgcctcctcctcctcctcctccttacccGGACGCGGGATCCTCGCAGCCTCTTCCCAAGGAAGGGCCGGCTCCGGGAAGCCTTTGTCCCGAAAGGGACTTCGAGGCAGCCggcggcaggagcagcagcagcctggggaCCATCCACTCCGGCTCGCCGTCTTTTGCTGAGGAAAGCTGCTGGAAAGGTTCCCCCTCTGAGGCGCGGGGTGTGCGAGGTCAGGCGGGAGGGCGCGCCCTGGGGACGAGGAAAggagtccctcctcctcctccttctccacctctctcCGGCTTCCCCTCAGAAGACGCGCGCTCCTTTCCTTGGCCGGGGTTCCTGGAGCACTTCCCCAGCGGCCCGGCCGCGACGTGCGCTTCAGGGGGAGCCCGCGGCGAGGCCGGGGAGAAGCGCTGCCTCCGGCGAGGGAGACTTGCAAAGTGTTCGCAAAGTCGCTGCATCCCCTCCCGGCTCCGGCTGCTCCCGCCCTCGCTCCCTCAGCTTTTGCAGGCGGAGGGGGAGACAGgcagcgggagagagagagagagcccagctccaccccgccgccgccccctcctccccacttcgCTCCTTCTTGCGCGCGCTCTCccttcccaccctccctctccaGGGAGTAGCCGGCTAACAAGGACCCTTCTGTTGGCTTTGTCCAAGACCCTCGCCGACAAAATATGCGGCTACGTTGCTGGGGCGCTTGCGTGCTGCGGGCGGGAGCGAGGAGCCGCGCTGCACGAGGGGTGCTTTGGGCTTGTTGGGTTTTTGTGCGGAGCCGGAGAGAAAAGGCGCCACTTTCATCCTGCCC